In the genome of Streptomyces sp. V2I9, one region contains:
- a CDS encoding FUSC family protein, producing MLKRVFVAPDPGRIRLRFASRAVIGIGLAVAVCGLAGHSLEAAITGGLAALLALFTVTDPTVRGQAVTTALLPVAGLPVLALAAALHDAPVARDLSFLAVMGAGVYARRWGPRGHALGVFAFMMFFAAQFLHTVPAQLPELYAAVALSLGAASTVRFGLWCYERRLPVPASPAPPETGGRLRVTTRQAVQATLGGAFALGLGQALSDQRWYWAVGATWWVFVNTTSRGETLVRGFRRVLGTVIGIVSGFAVAIPLDGAAVPTAVVVTVGVFGIFYTAAVSYSWMMFFVTVMAGMLYGALGVLDEALLWLRVAETAVGALGAALAVLLVLPVTTHATTHSWIQRALSCVHACTAQAAARLAGAPGADPEPHIAELELLLGRVRLSLAPLVHPLNPLRARKARARKVLALLDDCAREVRGLALVAADPDASHDDRLTAACWRVRFAVEVLTSPRPGTIPAAPAHAHRSTAADPALAHLHDLERALAELVSPLSHAPYTASMNT from the coding sequence GTGCTGAAGAGGGTGTTCGTGGCGCCGGATCCGGGGCGGATACGGCTGCGCTTCGCCTCCCGCGCCGTGATCGGCATCGGTCTCGCGGTCGCAGTGTGCGGGCTCGCCGGGCATTCGCTGGAGGCGGCCATCACCGGCGGACTCGCGGCTCTGCTCGCCCTCTTCACCGTGACCGATCCGACGGTGCGCGGACAGGCGGTCACCACGGCCCTGCTCCCCGTCGCCGGGCTGCCCGTCCTCGCCCTCGCCGCCGCGCTGCACGACGCGCCGGTCGCCCGCGACCTCAGCTTCCTCGCCGTGATGGGGGCGGGCGTGTACGCCCGCCGCTGGGGGCCGCGCGGGCACGCGCTGGGCGTCTTCGCCTTCATGATGTTCTTCGCCGCCCAGTTCCTCCACACCGTGCCCGCTCAGCTGCCCGAGCTGTACGCGGCCGTGGCGCTGTCGCTGGGCGCCGCCTCCACCGTGCGCTTCGGCCTGTGGTGCTACGAGCGGCGGCTGCCCGTCCCGGCGTCGCCCGCTCCGCCGGAGACCGGCGGCCGGTTGCGCGTCACCACCCGGCAGGCGGTCCAGGCCACCCTGGGCGGGGCCTTCGCGCTGGGCCTGGGGCAGGCGCTGTCCGACCAGCGGTGGTACTGGGCGGTCGGCGCGACCTGGTGGGTCTTCGTCAACACGACCTCGCGCGGCGAGACGCTCGTGCGGGGATTCCGCCGGGTCCTGGGGACCGTGATCGGCATCGTCTCCGGTTTCGCCGTGGCCATCCCGCTCGACGGCGCGGCCGTCCCGACCGCTGTCGTCGTCACGGTCGGCGTCTTCGGCATCTTCTACACGGCGGCGGTCTCGTACAGCTGGATGATGTTCTTCGTGACGGTCATGGCCGGCATGCTCTACGGGGCGCTGGGGGTCCTCGACGAGGCGCTGCTCTGGCTGCGCGTCGCGGAGACCGCCGTCGGGGCGCTCGGCGCGGCGCTCGCCGTGCTGCTGGTCCTCCCCGTCACGACGCACGCGACGACCCATTCCTGGATCCAGCGCGCACTGAGCTGCGTCCACGCGTGCACGGCCCAGGCCGCCGCGCGGCTCGCCGGCGCTCCGGGCGCCGACCCCGAGCCCCACATCGCCGAGCTCGAACTCCTGCTGGGGCGGGTACGGCTCTCCCTCGCGCCCCTGGTCCACCCCCTCAACCCGCTCCGCGCCCGCAAGGCCCGCGCCCGCAAGGTCCTGGCTCTCCTCGACGACTGCGCCCGCGAGGTCCGCGGCCTGGCTCTCGTCGCGGCCGACCCGGACGCCTCGCACGACGACCGCCTCACGGCCGCCTGCTGGCGGGTCCGGTTCGCGGTCGAGGTCCTCACCTCCCCCCGGCCCGGCACGATCCCGGCCGCACCCGCCCACGCGCACCGCTCCACCGCGGCAGATCCGGCCCTCGCCCACCTCCACGACCTGGAACGCGCCCTCGCCGAACTCGTGAGCCCGCTCAGCCACGCCCCGTACACGGCGTCGATGAACACCTGA
- a CDS encoding RNA polymerase sigma factor, translated as MIRGGDRRRTQERDLELGRAVSLAQEGDEDAFERVYLLVQPGLLGYVRGLVGADAEDVASDAWLEIARDLRRFRGDGVGFRGWTATIARHRAMDHLRRQKRRPPTLLVEPEVLNLPGRADTVEAVLEAMSTRAALARVTGLPPDQAEAVLLRVVVGLDGPTAARVLGKRPGAVRTAAHRGLKRLAEQLTPVSVAKSAPDMVPGPSRDET; from the coding sequence GTGATCAGGGGCGGGGACCGACGGCGTACGCAGGAGCGTGACCTGGAGCTCGGGAGGGCCGTGTCGCTTGCCCAGGAAGGAGACGAGGACGCATTCGAGAGGGTGTACCTCCTGGTCCAACCAGGTCTCCTCGGGTATGTGCGGGGTCTGGTGGGGGCGGATGCGGAGGATGTCGCTTCGGATGCCTGGTTGGAGATCGCCCGGGATCTGAGGAGATTCCGGGGCGACGGCGTGGGATTTCGCGGGTGGACTGCGACCATCGCGCGGCACCGGGCGATGGATCACCTGCGCAGGCAGAAACGGAGACCTCCTACCTTGCTGGTCGAACCGGAAGTTCTGAACCTGCCCGGACGGGCCGACACGGTGGAGGCCGTGCTGGAGGCGATGTCGACGCGGGCGGCGTTGGCGCGGGTCACCGGGCTGCCGCCGGACCAGGCGGAGGCGGTGCTGCTGCGGGTGGTGGTCGGGCTCGACGGGCCGACGGCGGCGCGGGTGCTCGGCAAGCGTCCTGGCGCCGTACGGACGGCCGCCCACCGGGGGCTGAAGCGCCTGGCCGAGCAGTTGACCCCGGTGAGCGTGGCGAAGAGCGCACCGGACATGGTGCCCGGCCCATCGAGGGATGAGACGTGA
- a CDS encoding HAD family phosphatase, whose product MTPLPGPPAAPLPHVIFDLDGTLVDSEPNYYEAGRRLLARYGVRDFGWEEHTRFIGIGTRETLTALRAEYGIDAPVEELLAGKNALYLELAGASTEVFPQMRECVERLHAAGVPMAVASGSSRTAIGAVLAVTGLDAYIPLYVSAEEVARGKPEPDVFLETARRMGAEPAECVVLEDAPPGAEAAHAAGMRCFAVPYVPGTASDPAFRSAELLFAGGQSAFTAEAACRGLFG is encoded by the coding sequence ATGACGCCCCTCCCCGGACCCCCGGCCGCGCCCCTCCCCCACGTGATCTTCGATCTCGACGGAACCCTGGTGGACAGCGAGCCCAACTACTACGAGGCGGGGCGCAGGCTGCTCGCCCGGTACGGGGTGCGGGACTTCGGCTGGGAGGAGCACACCCGGTTCATCGGCATCGGCACGCGGGAGACGCTGACCGCCCTGCGCGCGGAGTACGGCATCGACGCCCCGGTCGAGGAGCTGCTCGCCGGGAAGAACGCCCTGTACCTGGAGCTCGCCGGGGCCTCGACGGAGGTCTTCCCGCAGATGCGGGAGTGCGTCGAGCGCCTGCACGCCGCCGGAGTGCCGATGGCCGTGGCCTCCGGTTCGTCCCGGACGGCGATCGGGGCGGTGCTCGCGGTCACCGGCCTCGACGCGTACATCCCGCTGTACGTCTCCGCCGAGGAGGTGGCCCGCGGCAAACCGGAGCCGGACGTGTTCCTGGAGACGGCCCGGCGGATGGGGGCGGAGCCGGCGGAGTGCGTGGTGCTGGAGGACGCGCCGCCGGGAGCGGAGGCCGCGCACGCCGCGGGGATGCGGTGCTTCGCCGTGCCCTATGTGCCGGGGACCGCGTCCGACCCCGCGTTCCGGAGCGCCGAGCTGCTGTTCGCGGGCGGACAGTCGGCGTTCACGGCCGAGGCCGCCTGCCGCGGGCTGTTCGGCTGA
- a CDS encoding TerD family protein produces the protein MTINLTKGQQVSLTKSGGGELDVVRMGLGWKSAPRKGFLARLTAREIDLDASAVLFAGRDPQDVVFFQHLVSDDGSVRHTGDNRVGGVGEGGDDESVVVDLRRVPAHVDQIVFTVNSFTGQTFEEVEAAFCRLVDETNGQELARYTLTGGGRHTARIMAKVQRTGSGWQMAAIGAPADGRTFQDLMPAIAQHL, from the coding sequence ATGACGATCAATCTCACCAAAGGCCAGCAGGTCAGCCTCACCAAGTCCGGCGGCGGCGAACTCGACGTCGTGCGCATGGGGCTCGGCTGGAAGTCCGCTCCCCGTAAAGGGTTTCTGGCGCGGCTGACCGCCCGCGAGATCGACCTGGACGCCTCGGCGGTGCTCTTCGCCGGGCGGGACCCGCAGGACGTGGTCTTCTTCCAGCACCTGGTCAGCGACGACGGCTCGGTCCGGCACACCGGGGACAACCGGGTGGGCGGGGTGGGCGAGGGCGGGGACGACGAATCCGTTGTCGTCGATCTGCGGCGCGTACCGGCCCATGTGGACCAGATCGTCTTCACGGTGAACTCGTTCACCGGTCAGACCTTCGAGGAGGTCGAGGCCGCCTTCTGCCGGCTGGTCGACGAGACCAACGGCCAGGAGCTGGCCCGGTACACCCTGACCGGCGGCGGGCGGCACACGGCCCGGATCATGGCCAAGGTCCAGCGGACCGGCTCGGGCTGGCAGATGGCCGCGATCGGCGCACCCGCGGACGGCCGGACCTTCCAGGACCTCATGCCCGCGATCGCGCAGCACCTCTAG
- a CDS encoding TerD family protein: protein MGVSLAKGGNVSLSKEAPGLTAVLVGLGWDVRTTTGSAYDLDASALLCDEAGKVRSDQHFVFYNNLRSPDGSVEHTGDNLTGEGDGDDETIKVDLASVPADVAKIVFPVSIHEAEGRGQSFGQVRNAYIRVVNQAGGAEIARYDLSEDASTETAMVFGELYRHAAEWKFRAVGQGYASGLSGIVADFGVDL from the coding sequence ATGGGCGTGAGCCTCGCCAAGGGCGGGAACGTCTCGCTGAGCAAGGAGGCGCCGGGACTGACCGCGGTCCTCGTCGGGCTCGGCTGGGACGTCCGCACCACCACCGGCAGCGCCTACGACCTGGACGCGAGCGCGCTGCTCTGCGACGAGGCGGGCAAGGTCCGCTCCGACCAGCACTTCGTCTTCTACAACAACCTCAGGAGCCCCGACGGTTCGGTCGAGCACACCGGCGACAACCTCACCGGTGAGGGCGACGGCGACGACGAGACGATCAAGGTCGACCTGGCCTCGGTGCCCGCGGACGTGGCGAAGATCGTGTTCCCGGTCTCGATCCACGAGGCGGAGGGGCGGGGCCAGAGCTTCGGCCAGGTGCGCAACGCGTACATCCGCGTGGTGAACCAGGCGGGCGGCGCGGAGATCGCCCGGTACGACCTCAGCGAGGACGCCTCGACCGAGACGGCGATGGTCTTCGGCGAGCTGTACCGGCACGCCGCGGAGTGGAAGTTCCGTGCGGTCGGGCAGGGTTACGCATCCGGGCTGAGCGGCATCGTCGCCGATTTCGGCGTCGACCTCTGA
- a CDS encoding Lrp/AsnC family transcriptional regulator produces the protein MAVDALDTRILRLLIEQPRTSVREYARILGVARGTLQARLDRLERDGVITGTGPTLSPAALGHPVLAFVHLEVTQGHLVEVGDALAAVPEIIEAFSTTGGGDLLTRVVARDNGHLEDVIQRLIQLPGVVRTRTDVALRERVAHRMLPLVEAVGRSASPSA, from the coding sequence ATGGCGGTGGACGCTCTCGACACCCGCATCCTGCGCCTGCTGATCGAGCAGCCGCGCACCAGCGTCCGGGAGTACGCGCGCATCCTCGGTGTGGCCCGCGGCACCCTCCAGGCCCGGCTGGACCGGCTGGAGCGCGACGGCGTGATCACGGGCACCGGACCTACGCTCTCCCCCGCCGCCCTCGGCCACCCTGTGCTCGCCTTCGTCCACCTGGAGGTCACCCAGGGGCATCTGGTCGAGGTGGGCGACGCGCTGGCCGCCGTGCCCGAGATCATCGAGGCGTTCTCGACGACGGGCGGCGGGGATCTGCTGACCCGCGTCGTCGCGCGGGACAACGGGCACCTGGAAGACGTGATCCAGCGGCTGATCCAGCTGCCGGGGGTCGTCAGGACGCGGACCGACGTGGCCCTGCGCGAGCGGGTGGCGCACCGGATGCTGCCGCTGGTGGAGGCCGTGGGGCGGTCGGCCTCGCCCTCCGCCTGA
- the eat gene encoding ethanolamine permease, which translates to MAQGTEQPAGPPGDATSGMSGTDAYLHRRTLRRGSAGWLLLTGLGVAYVVSGDFSGWNIGLSKGGFGGLAAATVLMGVMYACLVFALAELSAILPTAGGGYGFARRALGTWGGFLTGTAILIEYILAPAAISIFIGEYVESLGLFGLTSGWPVYLACFAVFIGIHLWGVGEALRFSLVVTAIAVAALLVFAAGAFTEFDAGRLDDIPADATAFGSSSWLPFGLLGIWAAFPFGMWFFLGVEGVPLAAEEAKDPVRSLPKALAISLAVLVLLALITFVSATGAQGADAIKEAGNPLVVALQGDGEPTALSRFVNYAGLAGLVASFFSLIFAGSRQLFALSRAGYLPRFLSLTNRRKSPYLGLLIPGALGFTLAAWSGDGGRMLNVAVLGATISYALMALSHLVLRRREPELPRPYRTPGGAVTSSVAFVLACSALVATFLVDRDAAFIALGVYAVALAYFAFYSRHRLVAGAPEEEFTALAAAEAELARD; encoded by the coding sequence ATGGCTCAGGGAACCGAACAACCCGCCGGCCCACCCGGTGACGCGACCTCGGGGATGTCCGGCACGGACGCGTATCTGCACCGCCGGACCCTGCGCCGGGGCAGCGCCGGCTGGCTCCTGCTGACCGGGCTCGGCGTCGCCTACGTCGTCTCCGGCGACTTCTCCGGCTGGAACATCGGCCTGTCCAAGGGCGGCTTCGGCGGGCTCGCCGCGGCCACGGTCCTGATGGGTGTCATGTACGCCTGCCTGGTCTTCGCACTGGCCGAACTCTCCGCCATCCTGCCCACGGCGGGCGGCGGCTACGGCTTCGCCCGGCGGGCGCTCGGCACCTGGGGCGGCTTCCTGACGGGGACGGCGATCCTCATCGAGTACATCCTCGCCCCCGCCGCCATCTCGATCTTCATCGGCGAGTACGTCGAATCGCTCGGGCTGTTCGGGCTCACCTCCGGCTGGCCGGTCTACCTCGCCTGCTTCGCGGTCTTCATCGGCATCCACCTCTGGGGCGTCGGCGAGGCGCTCCGCTTCAGCCTGGTGGTGACCGCCATCGCGGTGGCAGCGCTGCTCGTCTTCGCCGCCGGAGCGTTCACCGAGTTCGACGCGGGCCGCCTCGACGACATCCCGGCGGACGCCACCGCCTTCGGCTCCTCCTCCTGGCTGCCGTTCGGACTGCTCGGGATCTGGGCCGCCTTCCCCTTCGGCATGTGGTTCTTCCTCGGGGTGGAGGGCGTGCCGCTCGCCGCCGAGGAGGCCAAGGACCCGGTCCGCTCGCTGCCGAAGGCGCTGGCCATCTCGCTCGCCGTGCTGGTCCTCCTGGCCCTCATCACCTTCGTCTCCGCCACCGGTGCCCAGGGCGCCGACGCCATCAAGGAGGCCGGGAACCCGCTCGTGGTGGCGTTGCAGGGCGACGGCGAGCCGACCGCCCTGAGCCGCTTCGTGAACTACGCGGGCCTCGCCGGTCTGGTGGCGTCCTTCTTCTCCCTGATCTTCGCCGGCTCACGGCAGCTGTTCGCCCTCTCACGGGCCGGCTACCTGCCCCGCTTCCTGTCGCTGACCAACCGCCGCAAGTCCCCCTACCTCGGCCTGCTGATCCCCGGCGCCCTCGGGTTCACGCTCGCCGCCTGGAGCGGCGACGGCGGCCGGATGCTGAACGTCGCCGTCCTCGGCGCCACCATCAGCTACGCCCTCATGGCGCTCTCCCACCTGGTGCTGCGCCGCCGTGAACCGGAGCTGCCGCGCCCCTACCGCACCCCCGGCGGCGCGGTGACCTCGTCCGTGGCCTTCGTCCTGGCCTGCTCGGCGCTGGTGGCGACCTTCCTGGTGGACCGCGACGCGGCGTTCATCGCGCTCGGCGTGTACGCGGTGGCGCTGGCCTACTTCGCCTTCTACAGTCGCCACCGGCTGGTCGCGGGAGCCCCGGAGGAGGAGTTCACCGCCCTCGCGGCGGCCGAGGCCGAACTCGCCCGCGACTGA
- a CDS encoding gamma-glutamyl-gamma-aminobutyrate hydrolase family protein, whose product MARPVIGISTYQDQARWGVWEMPAVLLPAGYPRLVRAAGGLAVLLPPDDAEDAARDTVATLDGLVIAGGADVEPARYGAVADPRTGPPARERDAWELALIRAAVEQEVPLLGICRGMQLLNVALGGTLVQHLEDHTGGLGVFGSHPVTPVPGTAYADAVPETAMVPAYHHQAVDRLGSGLVACAHAPDGTVEAVELPGCGSLVLGVQWHPEMGEDTRVMAALVRAAGERSHRSPRTPERRDRSPRTPVG is encoded by the coding sequence ATGGCCCGGCCCGTCATCGGCATCAGCACCTACCAGGACCAGGCCCGCTGGGGGGTGTGGGAGATGCCGGCGGTGCTGCTGCCCGCCGGCTATCCCCGCCTGGTCCGAGCGGCGGGCGGGCTCGCGGTCCTGCTGCCTCCCGACGACGCCGAGGACGCGGCCCGCGACACCGTCGCCACCCTGGACGGACTGGTGATCGCCGGGGGAGCGGACGTCGAACCGGCACGGTACGGGGCGGTCGCCGACCCCCGTACCGGCCCCCCGGCCCGCGAACGCGACGCCTGGGAACTGGCGTTGATCCGGGCGGCGGTCGAGCAGGAGGTCCCCCTGCTCGGCATCTGCCGGGGCATGCAGCTGCTGAACGTCGCCCTCGGCGGCACCCTCGTGCAGCACCTGGAGGACCACACCGGCGGCCTCGGCGTCTTCGGCAGCCACCCGGTGACCCCGGTCCCCGGCACCGCCTACGCCGACGCCGTACCGGAGACCGCCATGGTGCCCGCCTACCACCACCAGGCGGTCGACCGCCTCGGCAGCGGTCTGGTGGCCTGCGCCCACGCGCCGGACGGCACGGTGGAGGCCGTGGAACTCCCCGGATGCGGGAGCCTGGTGCTCGGCGTGCAGTGGCACCCGGAGATGGGCGAGGACACCCGCGTCATGGCCGCCCTGGTGCGGGCCGCCGGGGAGCGGTCCCACCGGAGCCCTCGGACCCCGGAGCGGCGGGACCGCTCCCCACGGACGCCGGTGGGCTGA
- a CDS encoding M56 family metallopeptidase — protein sequence MGVFVYLPLVLPLTALPIARLAEQHLLPRRAARLLTTVAAILAACSLVCLGLLVVVGTAQLPGNPLPDGWSDKEVRDAVPHDAFAGKASILALVAVAVACAFTVHRHYRFRARAHRALAGLRCDDDVAVLPDDVPYAYALPGSPGRVVVSTAMLASLEPAERRALFAHERTHLAGRHHRLLLAARLAGCVNPLLRPLLAALVYSTERWADEEAARITGDRRLTARAVGKAALVARPAPGGPAFASFAAAGPVPRRVAALLGPVPPDRGWPPALTRAGVAAFVAAAGTTVSALSGLNAAVALFLVLEAATPL from the coding sequence ATGGGCGTCTTCGTCTACCTGCCGCTCGTGCTGCCCCTGACCGCGCTGCCGATCGCACGCCTGGCGGAGCAGCATCTGCTCCCCCGCAGGGCCGCCCGGCTGCTGACCACCGTCGCCGCGATCCTCGCCGCCTGCAGCCTGGTCTGCCTCGGGCTGCTGGTGGTCGTGGGCACGGCCCAGCTGCCCGGCAACCCGCTGCCCGACGGCTGGTCCGACAAGGAGGTACGCGATGCCGTACCGCACGACGCGTTCGCGGGGAAGGCGTCCATCCTCGCGCTCGTCGCCGTCGCCGTCGCCTGCGCGTTCACGGTCCACCGCCACTACCGCTTCCGGGCGCGGGCCCACCGGGCGCTCGCGGGTCTGCGGTGCGACGACGACGTCGCCGTCCTGCCCGACGACGTCCCCTACGCCTACGCCCTCCCCGGTTCTCCGGGGCGGGTGGTGGTCTCCACGGCCATGCTCGCCTCCCTCGAACCGGCGGAGCGCCGGGCGTTGTTCGCCCACGAGCGGACCCACCTGGCGGGACGCCACCACCGGCTGCTGCTGGCCGCCCGGCTGGCCGGCTGTGTCAACCCCCTGCTGCGGCCGCTGCTCGCCGCCCTCGTGTACAGCACGGAACGGTGGGCGGACGAAGAGGCGGCCCGGATCACCGGTGACCGCCGGCTGACCGCCCGCGCGGTCGGCAAGGCGGCACTCGTCGCCCGTCCGGCGCCCGGCGGCCCGGCCTTCGCCTCCTTCGCCGCCGCCGGGCCGGTACCGCGCCGGGTGGCGGCCCTCCTGGGGCCGGTGCCGCCGGACCGGGGCTGGCCCCCGGCCCTCACCCGTGCCGGCGTGGCCGCGTTCGTCGCCGCCGCCGGGACGACCGTCTCCGCGCTGTCCGGGCTGAACGCGGCCGTCGCGCTGTTCCTCGTCCTGGAGGCGGCGACACCGTTGTAG
- a CDS encoding serine/threonine-protein kinase, with protein sequence MGEVWRATDEVLGRAVAVKLLLGDQADASSTARFRLEAQTAARLSHPHLVAVFDFGAWEDRFFLVMELVEGQSLGDLLAGQERVHPEQVALIAGQAAAGLAAAHRQGIVHRDIKPGNLMLDADGSVKIGDFGIAQFVDDPSTALTTAGHIVGTSLYLAPERALGRTADSASDMYSLGCVIYQLLLGEPPFRSDTATATLYQHVDTPPVPLRQRGVDISAAFDAYLLGLLAKRPEERPTAQEVSDWFRTDAWRGRPEPLPMPTRTSHRATAPVAPKPAPAGPSAPAGPTTYRLPGPTGRRRQAPARSAPARRRSTREAIRRRPRVASAIAGTATFLAAVYLGMILFSPDSSSAGTPDQVPSSGPSQGVGGSGSGGDGGDSEDAQGD encoded by the coding sequence ATGGGTGAGGTGTGGCGCGCCACGGACGAGGTCCTGGGGCGCGCCGTGGCCGTGAAGCTGCTGCTGGGCGACCAGGCGGACGCCTCGTCGACCGCCCGCTTCCGGCTGGAGGCGCAGACCGCCGCCCGGTTGAGCCACCCGCATCTGGTGGCCGTGTTCGACTTCGGGGCGTGGGAGGACCGGTTCTTCCTGGTGATGGAGTTGGTCGAGGGGCAGAGCCTCGGAGACCTGCTGGCCGGCCAGGAGCGGGTCCACCCCGAGCAGGTCGCCCTGATCGCCGGGCAGGCCGCCGCCGGGCTGGCCGCCGCGCACCGCCAGGGCATCGTCCACCGCGACATCAAACCGGGCAACCTGATGCTGGACGCGGACGGTTCGGTGAAGATCGGCGACTTCGGGATCGCCCAGTTCGTCGACGACCCCTCCACCGCGCTGACGACGGCGGGGCACATCGTCGGCACGAGCCTCTACCTGGCTCCGGAGCGCGCGCTGGGGCGTACCGCCGACTCCGCGTCCGACATGTACTCGCTGGGCTGCGTCATCTATCAACTGCTGCTCGGGGAACCGCCGTTCCGCTCCGACACGGCGACCGCGACGCTGTATCAGCATGTCGACACCCCACCGGTCCCGCTGCGGCAGCGCGGTGTCGACATCTCCGCCGCCTTCGACGCGTATCTCCTCGGGCTGCTGGCGAAACGGCCCGAGGAGCGGCCCACCGCGCAGGAGGTCTCCGACTGGTTCCGCACCGACGCCTGGCGCGGCCGTCCGGAACCCCTGCCGATGCCGACGCGCACGTCCCACCGGGCCACCGCCCCCGTGGCGCCGAAGCCCGCCCCCGCCGGTCCGTCCGCGCCGGCCGGCCCGACGACGTACCGGCTTCCGGGACCCACGGGCCGCAGGCGGCAGGCCCCGGCCCGATCGGCCCCGGCCCGCCGTCGCAGCACCCGCGAGGCGATACGGCGGCGGCCGCGGGTGGCCAGCGCGATCGCGGGGACGGCGACGTTCCTGGCCGCCGTGTATCTGGGGATGATCCTGTTCTCCCCGGACTCCAGTTCCGCCGGTACGCCGGACCAGGTTCCGTCCTCGGGCCCCTCGCAGGGCGTCGGCGGGAGCGGGAGCGGCGGGGACGGCGGCGACAGCGAGGACGCGCAAGGCGACTGA
- a CDS encoding BlaI/MecI/CopY family transcriptional regulator, with product MDADGVGGESGTPARRRGQGELEARVLSVLGGASEPVTAAWVLERLDADLSYSTVITILTRLHAKQAVSRTGRGRPVLWEPVANEAGLAALRMRRLLDKQSDRDAVLSSFVSVLSSHDEELLRSLLAESGPGTPGTPPDRPER from the coding sequence GTGGACGCCGATGGAGTCGGTGGCGAGAGCGGGACGCCTGCCCGCAGGCGCGGCCAGGGCGAGCTGGAGGCCCGCGTGCTGTCGGTGCTGGGCGGGGCGAGCGAACCGGTGACCGCCGCCTGGGTGCTGGAACGGCTCGACGCCGACCTGTCGTACAGCACCGTGATCACCATCCTGACGCGCCTGCACGCCAAACAGGCGGTCTCCCGCACCGGCCGGGGCCGCCCCGTCCTCTGGGAGCCGGTGGCGAACGAGGCGGGGCTCGCCGCCCTGCGGATGCGCCGCCTCCTCGACAAGCAGAGCGACCGCGACGCGGTGCTCTCCAGTTTCGTCTCCGTCCTCTCCTCCCACGACGAGGAACTGCTGCGGTCCTTGCTCGCCGAGAGCGGACCCGGCACCCCCGGTACGCCCCCGGACCGGCCGGAGCGCTGA
- a CDS encoding SMI1/KNR4 family protein, with the protein MIAGRFGGSGTDIRNLVPIHGDVSRGAMARVENAVAEQINSGSTVFYQVMVHNPGATDRCRTGSTQPGTVRAAPAVRCRSTTPHRVMPGGVSYIWHTPWGQAFDRNVKRMWIERIAEATHWEPLRLDIPWNSVEEDLGTPLPEDYKKLAETFGKGEFSEFLRVFTVDATRQFDLVRIWKKFLDGDPESGPDPAFKPYRMYRPGQRGLIPWAFGEMKCSYFWLASEDEDPASWPIVTQGDPYPWHEVNMSTSEFVCRVLTDPVFEPFSIARLFPEPDFYPMD; encoded by the coding sequence CTGATCGCCGGCCGCTTCGGCGGCTCCGGTACGGACATCAGGAACCTGGTGCCGATCCACGGTGACGTGAGCCGGGGTGCGATGGCGAGGGTGGAAAACGCGGTGGCCGAGCAGATCAACAGCGGCAGCACCGTCTTCTACCAGGTCATGGTGCACAACCCCGGTGCCACCGATCGATGCCGGACCGGTTCGACACAACCTGGAACAGTTCGAGCGGCGCCAGCGGTTCGGTGCCGGTCTACAACACCCCATAGAGTGATGCCGGGGGGCGTGTCGTACATCTGGCACACCCCCTGGGGCCAAGCCTTCGATCGGAATGTGAAGAGAATGTGGATCGAGCGAATCGCTGAGGCCACGCACTGGGAGCCACTTCGGCTCGATATTCCCTGGAACAGCGTCGAGGAAGATCTCGGTACACCACTGCCCGAGGATTACAAGAAGCTTGCCGAGACATTCGGCAAGGGCGAATTCTCGGAATTCTTGCGTGTTTTCACCGTCGATGCCACGAGGCAGTTCGACCTGGTCAGGATCTGGAAGAAGTTTCTCGACGGCGACCCGGAGAGCGGCCCCGATCCCGCCTTCAAGCCCTACCGGATGTATCGGCCAGGTCAGCGCGGCCTCATTCCCTGGGCGTTCGGTGAGATGAAGTGCAGCTACTTCTGGCTGGCGTCCGAGGATGAGGATCCGGCGAGCTGGCCCATCGTCACACAGGGAGATCCCTACCCCTGGCACGAAGTGAACATGTCCACCTCCGAGTTCGTCTGCCGAGTACTGACCGATCCCGTTTTCGAGCCGTTCTCGATCGCGAGGCTGTTTCCGGAGCCCGACTTCTATCCGATGGACTGA